Proteins co-encoded in one Scylla paramamosain isolate STU-SP2022 unplaced genomic scaffold, ASM3559412v1 Contig4, whole genome shotgun sequence genomic window:
- the LOC135096545 gene encoding proton-coupled folate transporter-like yields MNQDDQDPILPPHDPATPAADPTGEGGRGGGTRGCCGRVCEGVRAVTIEPVLFLYVLAAVMMGTISTNLLLDKICREMAYPEEVCLNLTSYTTTEAEVQQRVTVTLMYYNLITSLPSVLFALFLGSWSDRHGRKVPIVLPLFGNLMSSLVYVVNAYLTTLPSSYLLFAGLPIALTGGMSTLLMACFSYVSDITRVRSRTTRIALLDLGFSLGSPIGILLSSIVYYYIGYLGIYTSGTCIFIIALLYVITCVKDTKGPSANPAGLQQTSGVAMGRMCADLFDTDNVRRSFATAFKRRPHKGRAKVLLLIAAMCLMVMEFGGIGMDYLYTKRMFGWTYNQYVELSVTRLLIQLVVTSIVLPVLSYRLQVSDTVLVLVGCVSKIMGMFVMGIATDPWFLYLSAIISSIGVLPLVITRSLISKTVPGEELGRIFSVLASFEAVIPLGSGPLYTAVYNGTIRTFPGAVYFLSAALYVVVECIFVWVFVNRNASPTSSSSSEPPVPPTSHIHADEVPNIDT; encoded by the exons aTGAACCAAGATGACCAAGACCCAATTTTGCCCCCCCATGACCCCGCCACCCCCGCCGCGGACCCCACAGGCGAGGGGGGGCGTGGTGGGGGGACGCGGGGATGCTGTGGTCGGGTGTGTGAGGGGGTACGGGCGGTCACCATTGAACCAGTGCTGTTTTTATATGTATTGGCTGCAGTGATGATGGGCACTATTTCAACAAATCTGCTGCTGGATAAG ATATGCCGAGAGATGGCGTACCCAGAGGAGGTGTGCTTGAACCTCACCTCTTACACCACAACAGAGGCGGAGGTGCAGCAGAGGGTGACAGTGACCTTAATGTACTATAACTTGATCACCAGCCTTCCATCGGTTTTGTTTGCGCTCTTTCTTGGCTCTTGGAGTGACCGACATGGGAGGAAAGTGCCGATCGTCTTACCACTCTTCGGAAACTTAATGTCATCTTTAGTCTATGTG GTGAACGCATACCTGACCACACTGCCGTCATCCTACCTCCTGTTCGCCGGCCTCCCCATCGCTCTCACGGGGGGCATGTCAACCCTCCTGATGGCCTGCTTCTCCTATGTGTCAGATATCACTCGTGTCAGATCGCGCACCACCCGAATTGCCTTATTAGACCTTGGATTCAGCCTCGGCAGTCCTATAGGCATATTATTAAGTAGTATAGTTTATTATTACATAGGTTATTTAGGCATATACACATCAGGGAcctgtattttcattattgcgTTGCTTTACGTTATTACCTGCGTCAAAGATACCAAGGGCCCCAGTGCGAACCCCGCGGGACTCCAACAGACTTCCGGGGTGGCCATGGGGAGGATGTGCGCGGACCTCTTTGACACGGATAATGTGAGGAGGTCTTTCGCCACGGCTTTCAAACGCAGGCCTCACAAGGGACGCGCCAAAGTCCTCCTGCTTATTGCCGCGATGTGCCTCATGGTCATGGAATTTG gaggGATTGGCATGGATTACCTGTACACCAAGAGAATGTTTGGCTGGACTTATAACCAATACGTGGAACTCAGTGTGACTCGGCTCCTTATCCAATTGGTCG tgaCATCAATAGTGCTACCAGTGCTGAGCTACAGACTGCAGGTATCAGACacggtgctggtgctggtgggcTGTGTGTCCAAGATAATGGGGATGTTTGTAATGGGTATTGCCACAGACCCCTGGTTCCTCTATCTGA GTGCAATCATTTCAAGCATTGGTGTTCTTCCTCTCGTCATCACACGCTCCCTGATCAGCAAGACGGTGCCTGGGGAGGAACTGGGGAGGATATTCTCAGTCCTAGCATCCTTCGAAGCCGTCATACCTCTTGGTTCGGGCCCCCTCTATACTGCGGTGTACAATGGGACCATCCGAACCTTCCCTGGGGCTGTTTACTTTTTGTCAGCAGCCTTGTATGTGGTTGTTGAATGTATATTTGT gtggGTATTCGTCAACAGAAACgcctcccctacctcctcctcctcctccgagccCCCAGTGCCGCCAACCTCACACATACATGCTGACGAGGTTCCAAACATTGACACGTAA